The following are from one region of the Actinoplanes sp. L3-i22 genome:
- a CDS encoding multifunctional oxoglutarate decarboxylase/oxoglutarate dehydrogenase thiamine pyrophosphate-binding subunit/dihydrolipoyllysine-residue succinyltransferase subunit, whose amino-acid sequence MSTQQTSQDNPLADFGPNEWIVDEMYQRYLADPTSVDPAWHDFFADYKPANAPGAIVTPDEATAANATKSAAKAGTDAPAAVTVAQPKSVTPPTPAKKAEPVKAAPKPQVQSAPAGAKTTVLRGVAGKIVQNMEASLQVPTATSVRAVPAKLMIDNRIVINNHLSRGRGGKVSFTHLIGWALVRAVVAHPEMNNSYAEVDGKPTLVQPEHVNLGIAIDLAKKDGSRTLVVPSIKNCEQLDFRQFWQAYEDIVRRARRNELTMDDYNGTTISLTNPGGIGTVHSIPRLMNGQSAIIGVGSLEYPAPYAGMSDETLTDHGVSKVTTLTSTYDHRVIQGAQSGEFLKVMHELLLGGRDFYDEIFTSLRIPYEPVRWVRDVARTSEGQIDKAARVIELIHAYRVRGHLMADTDPLEFTIRKHPDLDVLQHGLTLWDLDRTFPVGGFAGKEKMRLRDVLGVLRDSYCRRIGIEYMHIQDPEERRWVQERIEVKYAKPDTDEQKQILLRLNRAEAFETFLQTKFVGQKRFSLEGGESLIPLLDAVLRLSAESGLDEMVMGMAHRGRLNVLTNIVGKPYEKLFNEFEGWMDPKSAHGSGDVKYHLGQTGKYTTPDGQHSTTVSVVANPSHLEAVDPVLEGIVRAKQDRLDLGLHGYTVLPVLVHGDAAFAGQGVVAETLNLSQLRGYRTGGTIHVIVNNQVGFTTAPEYSRSSMYSTDVARMVEAPIFHVNGDDPEAVVRVAKLAFEYRQTFNKDVVIDMICYRRRGHNEGDDPSMTNPRMYQIIDTKRSVRKLYTEELIGRGDITVQDAEEQLRDYQSRLEEVFKATRDAAGRPPRPHIIAEEPEPEVRSAIRADDVRAIGQAHVELPEGFTPHKRVQQLLDRRAKMSTDGGIDWGFGELIAFGSLLAQGVTVRLAGQDSRRGTFTSRHASIVDSKTGKDFLPISTLTTGTARFFVHDSLLSEYAAMGFEYGYSVENPDALVLWEAQFGDFVNGAQSIVDEFLSSGEVKWGQKSSLVLLLPHGQEGQGPDHSSGRPERFLQLCAQDNMRVANTTTPANYFHLLRRQALSSKRKPLVVFSPKSLLRHKLAVSSVADFTTGGFQPVLGDAGVNGQALDAAKVKRVLLCSGKVYYDLFQARADRGITDTAIIRMEQIYPLPVEELKAVLAQYPNAEDFAWVQEEPANQGAWSFVALNLLEHLEGVRLRRISRPAAAAPAVGSAKMHEAEQQALIEASLPRP is encoded by the coding sequence GTGTCGACGCAGCAGACTTCGCAGGACAACCCACTCGCGGATTTCGGTCCCAACGAGTGGATCGTCGACGAGATGTATCAGCGGTACCTTGCTGATCCGACCAGCGTCGACCCCGCCTGGCACGATTTCTTCGCGGACTACAAGCCGGCGAACGCCCCCGGCGCGATCGTGACGCCCGACGAGGCGACCGCGGCGAACGCGACCAAGAGCGCCGCCAAGGCCGGGACCGACGCGCCCGCCGCCGTCACGGTGGCGCAGCCCAAGTCGGTGACCCCACCCACGCCGGCGAAGAAGGCGGAACCGGTCAAGGCCGCGCCCAAGCCGCAGGTCCAGTCGGCCCCGGCCGGGGCGAAGACCACGGTCCTGCGCGGCGTCGCCGGCAAGATCGTGCAGAACATGGAGGCCTCGCTCCAGGTCCCGACCGCCACCTCGGTGCGCGCGGTGCCGGCGAAGCTGATGATCGACAACCGGATCGTGATCAACAACCACCTCTCCCGCGGGCGGGGTGGCAAGGTCAGCTTCACCCACCTGATCGGCTGGGCGCTGGTCCGTGCGGTGGTCGCGCACCCGGAGATGAACAACAGCTACGCCGAGGTCGACGGCAAGCCCACCCTGGTGCAGCCGGAGCACGTGAACCTCGGGATCGCGATCGACCTGGCCAAGAAGGACGGGTCGCGCACCCTGGTGGTGCCCTCGATCAAGAACTGTGAGCAGCTCGACTTCCGGCAGTTCTGGCAGGCGTACGAGGACATCGTCCGCCGCGCCCGCCGCAACGAGCTGACCATGGACGACTACAACGGCACCACGATCTCGCTGACCAACCCGGGCGGCATCGGCACGGTGCACTCGATCCCGCGCCTGATGAACGGGCAGTCCGCGATCATCGGCGTCGGCTCGCTGGAGTACCCGGCGCCCTACGCCGGCATGAGCGACGAGACCCTCACCGACCACGGCGTCTCCAAGGTCACCACGCTGACCAGCACCTATGACCACCGGGTGATCCAGGGCGCGCAGTCCGGCGAGTTCCTCAAGGTGATGCACGAGCTGCTGCTCGGCGGCCGGGACTTCTACGACGAGATCTTCACCTCGCTGCGGATCCCGTATGAGCCCGTGCGCTGGGTGCGGGACGTCGCGCGCACCTCCGAGGGCCAGATCGACAAGGCCGCGCGGGTGATCGAGCTGATCCACGCGTACCGGGTGCGCGGTCACCTGATGGCCGACACCGACCCGCTCGAGTTCACCATCCGCAAGCACCCCGACCTGGACGTGCTCCAGCACGGCCTGACCCTGTGGGACCTGGACCGCACGTTCCCGGTCGGCGGCTTCGCCGGCAAGGAGAAGATGCGGCTGCGCGACGTGCTCGGTGTCCTGCGGGACAGCTACTGCCGCCGGATCGGCATCGAGTACATGCACATCCAGGACCCGGAGGAGCGCCGCTGGGTCCAGGAGCGGATCGAGGTCAAGTACGCCAAGCCGGACACCGACGAGCAGAAGCAGATCCTGCTCCGGCTGAACCGGGCCGAGGCGTTCGAGACGTTCCTGCAGACCAAGTTCGTCGGGCAGAAGCGGTTCTCGCTCGAGGGCGGCGAGTCGCTGATCCCGCTGCTGGACGCGGTGCTGCGGCTGTCCGCCGAGTCGGGGCTGGACGAGATGGTGATGGGCATGGCCCACCGCGGCCGGCTCAACGTGCTCACCAACATCGTCGGCAAGCCGTACGAGAAGCTCTTCAACGAGTTCGAAGGGTGGATGGACCCGAAGTCGGCGCACGGCTCCGGCGACGTGAAGTACCACCTGGGCCAGACCGGTAAGTACACGACGCCGGACGGCCAGCACTCCACCACGGTCAGCGTGGTCGCCAACCCGTCCCACCTGGAGGCCGTCGACCCGGTCCTGGAGGGCATCGTCCGGGCCAAGCAGGACCGCCTGGACCTGGGCCTGCACGGCTACACGGTGCTGCCGGTGCTGGTGCACGGCGACGCCGCGTTCGCCGGCCAGGGCGTGGTCGCCGAGACGCTGAACCTGTCCCAGCTGCGCGGTTACCGCACCGGCGGCACGATCCACGTGATCGTGAACAACCAGGTCGGCTTCACCACCGCCCCGGAGTACAGCCGCTCGTCGATGTACTCGACCGACGTCGCCCGGATGGTCGAGGCGCCGATCTTCCACGTCAACGGGGACGACCCGGAGGCCGTGGTCCGGGTCGCCAAGCTGGCCTTCGAGTACCGCCAGACGTTCAACAAGGACGTCGTGATCGACATGATCTGCTACCGCCGCCGCGGTCACAACGAGGGCGACGACCCGTCGATGACCAACCCGCGGATGTACCAGATCATCGACACCAAGCGCAGCGTCCGGAAGCTCTACACCGAGGAGCTGATCGGCCGCGGTGACATCACCGTGCAGGACGCCGAGGAGCAGCTGCGCGACTACCAGTCCCGCCTCGAGGAGGTCTTCAAGGCCACCCGGGACGCGGCCGGCCGCCCGCCGCGGCCGCACATCATCGCCGAGGAGCCGGAGCCCGAGGTCCGCTCCGCGATCCGGGCGGACGACGTCCGGGCGATCGGGCAGGCGCACGTCGAGCTGCCCGAGGGCTTCACCCCGCACAAGCGGGTCCAGCAGCTGCTGGACCGGCGCGCCAAGATGTCCACCGACGGCGGCATCGACTGGGGCTTCGGCGAGCTGATCGCGTTCGGCTCGCTGCTCGCCCAGGGCGTCACCGTCCGGCTCGCCGGGCAGGACTCGCGCCGCGGCACGTTCACCTCGCGGCACGCCTCGATCGTCGACTCGAAGACCGGCAAGGACTTCCTGCCGATCTCCACGCTGACCACCGGCACCGCGCGGTTCTTCGTGCACGACTCGCTGCTCTCCGAGTACGCCGCGATGGGCTTCGAGTACGGCTACTCGGTGGAGAACCCGGACGCGCTGGTCCTCTGGGAGGCCCAGTTCGGTGACTTCGTCAACGGCGCCCAGTCGATCGTCGACGAGTTCCTCTCCTCCGGCGAGGTGAAGTGGGGCCAGAAGTCGTCGCTGGTGCTGCTGCTCCCGCACGGCCAGGAGGGCCAGGGCCCGGACCACTCGTCCGGCCGCCCGGAGCGCTTCCTGCAGCTCTGCGCGCAGGACAACATGCGGGTGGCGAACACCACCACCCCGGCGAACTACTTCCACCTGCTGCGCCGCCAGGCCCTGTCCAGCAAGCGCAAGCCGCTGGTGGTCTTCTCGCCGAAGTCGCTGCTCCGGCACAAGCTCGCGGTGTCGTCGGTCGCCGACTTCACCACCGGCGGGTTCCAGCCGGTCCTCGGCGACGCCGGGGTCAACGGCCAGGCGCTGGACGCGGCCAAGGTGAAGCGGGTGCTGCTCTGCTCGGGCAAGGTCTACTACGACCTGTTCCAGGCGCGGGCCGACCGGGGCATCACCGACACCGCGATCATCCGGATGGAGCAGATCTACCCGCTGCCCGTCGAGGAGCTCAAGGCCGTCCTGGCGCAGTACCCGAACGCCGAGGACTTCGCCTGGGTCCAGGAGGAGCCGGCCAACCAGGGTGCCTGGTCGTTCGTCGCGCTCAACCTGCTCGAGCACCTGGAGGGCGTCCGGCTGCGGCGGATCTCCCGCCCGGCGGCGGCCGCTCCGGCGGTCGGTTCGGCCAAGATGCACGAGGCCGAGCAGCAGGCGCTGATCGAGGCGTCGCTGCCCCGCCCGTGA
- a CDS encoding DUF6104 family protein, with protein sequence MYFTDRGIEELAQRRGEETVTLEWLAEQLRTFVDMNPEFETPIERLATWLARDDEDEE encoded by the coding sequence ATGTACTTCACCGATCGGGGCATCGAGGAGCTGGCTCAGCGGCGCGGCGAGGAGACCGTGACGCTCGAGTGGCTCGCCGAGCAGCTGCGCACGTTCGTCGACATGAACCCGGAGTTCGAGACCCCGATCGAGCGTCTCGCCACCTGGCTCGCGCGCGACGACGAGGACGAGGAATAA
- the pta gene encoding phosphate acetyltransferase yields the protein MARSVYVAGLGPGVGKGTVALGIVELLSRQVAGVAVFRPLVSAADSDPLLSTLRERYRGPVPLAESFGVTMAEASALIADGRREELIGRIVERYRAAERQSTSVVIIGSDFADPGAEARDELPRELAFNARLATEFGSVVVPVVSGAGRSPEALAAAARSAYHSLADLGATVAAVIANRVPPGAPVVPPPGLPVPFWAIPEVAVLAAPTVGEVARALDATVLSGAPAALDRDVLDYVVGAAHVPTVLDHLTDGALLITPGDRADLLVAASAAHAAGTVTLAGLVLTLGEPPDPRVVQVIERLNTGLAMLVTKGDSFHTIALSDRVQARLSTPRKVQAALGAFEAHVDTTELSKVLDVARSSRVTPLMFENDLIDRARTDRRHLVLPEGTEERILRAAETLLRRGVADLTLLGDPAEINRRARELGVELGDARLVDPATSPWRDDFAARYAEIRKHRAVTLDLAYDVVRDVNYFGTMMVAAGYADGMVSGSVHTTAATIRPAFEIIKTVPDVSVASSVFFMLLADRVLVYGDCAVNPDPDAAQLADIALSSATTAAAFGIEPRVAMLSYSTGSSGAGADVEKVAAATALVRERRPDLPVEGPIQYDAAVDPAVAAAKLPGSAVAGQATVLIFPDLNTGNNTYKAVQRSANAVAVGPVMQGLRRPVNDLSRGATIKDIINTVAITAIQAGAK from the coding sequence GTGGCGCGCAGTGTCTATGTAGCGGGTTTGGGCCCGGGTGTCGGTAAGGGCACGGTCGCCCTGGGGATCGTCGAGCTGTTGTCTCGACAGGTCGCCGGAGTCGCGGTGTTCCGTCCGCTGGTGTCGGCGGCGGACAGTGATCCCCTGCTGTCCACCCTCCGCGAGCGTTATCGCGGGCCGGTGCCCCTGGCCGAGTCGTTCGGGGTCACCATGGCCGAGGCGTCGGCCCTGATCGCCGACGGCCGGCGCGAGGAGCTGATCGGCCGGATCGTCGAGCGCTATCGCGCGGCCGAGCGGCAGAGCACCTCCGTCGTGATCATCGGCAGCGACTTCGCCGACCCCGGCGCCGAGGCGCGCGACGAGCTCCCCCGCGAGCTGGCCTTCAACGCCCGCCTGGCGACCGAGTTCGGCAGCGTGGTGGTGCCGGTGGTCAGCGGCGCCGGCCGCAGCCCCGAGGCGCTCGCCGCGGCCGCCCGCAGTGCCTACCATTCGCTCGCCGACCTCGGCGCGACCGTCGCCGCGGTGATCGCCAACCGGGTTCCCCCGGGCGCCCCGGTCGTTCCGCCGCCCGGCCTGCCGGTCCCCTTCTGGGCGATCCCGGAGGTGGCCGTGCTCGCCGCGCCCACGGTCGGCGAGGTCGCCCGCGCGCTGGACGCGACAGTCCTCTCCGGCGCCCCGGCCGCCCTCGACCGCGACGTGCTGGACTACGTCGTCGGCGCCGCCCACGTCCCCACCGTGCTGGACCACCTGACCGACGGCGCGCTGCTGATCACCCCCGGCGACCGGGCCGACCTGCTGGTCGCCGCGAGCGCCGCGCACGCGGCCGGCACGGTCACCCTCGCCGGGCTGGTGCTGACCCTCGGCGAGCCGCCCGACCCGCGCGTCGTGCAGGTCATCGAGCGGCTCAACACCGGCCTCGCGATGCTGGTCACCAAGGGCGACAGCTTCCACACCATCGCCCTCTCCGACCGCGTCCAGGCGCGGCTCAGCACCCCGCGCAAGGTCCAGGCCGCGCTCGGCGCCTTCGAGGCGCACGTGGACACCACCGAGCTCTCCAAGGTGCTCGACGTGGCCCGCTCGTCCCGGGTCACCCCGCTGATGTTCGAGAACGACCTGATCGACCGGGCCCGCACCGACCGCCGCCACCTGGTCCTGCCCGAGGGCACCGAGGAGCGGATCCTGCGCGCCGCCGAGACCCTGCTGCGGCGCGGCGTGGCCGACCTGACCCTGCTCGGCGACCCGGCCGAGATCAACCGGCGGGCCCGGGAGCTCGGCGTCGAGCTCGGTGACGCCCGGCTCGTCGACCCGGCCACCAGCCCGTGGCGGGACGACTTCGCCGCGCGCTACGCGGAGATCCGCAAGCACCGGGCGGTGACCCTGGACCTGGCGTACGACGTGGTCCGCGACGTGAACTACTTCGGCACCATGATGGTCGCCGCGGGTTATGCCGACGGCATGGTCTCCGGCTCGGTGCACACCACCGCGGCCACCATCCGCCCGGCCTTCGAGATCATCAAGACGGTGCCCGACGTGTCCGTCGCGTCCAGCGTCTTCTTCATGCTGCTGGCCGACCGGGTGCTGGTCTACGGCGACTGCGCGGTCAACCCCGACCCGGACGCCGCCCAACTCGCCGACATCGCGCTCTCCTCGGCGACGACCGCGGCCGCGTTCGGCATCGAGCCGCGCGTCGCGATGCTCTCCTACTCGACCGGCAGCTCCGGCGCGGGCGCCGACGTGGAGAAGGTCGCGGCCGCCACCGCCCTGGTCCGGGAACGGCGCCCCGACCTGCCCGTCGAGGGCCCGATTCAGTACGACGCGGCCGTCGACCCGGCCGTCGCGGCCGCCAAACTGCCCGGCAGCGCCGTCGCCGGCCAGGCCACCGTGCTGATCTTCCCGGACCTGAACACCGGGAACAACACGTACAAGGCCGTCCAGCGCTCGGCCAACGCGGTCGCCGTCGGCCCGGTCATGCAGGGCCTGCGCCGCCCGGTCAACGACCTGTCCCGCGGCGCGACGATCAAGGACATCATCAACACCGTGGCCATCACGGCGATCCAGGCGGGAGCGAAATGA
- a CDS encoding acetate/propionate family kinase, which yields MTRVLVLNCGSSSVRYKLFDGDKALAKGHIERIGEDGGEAPDHDAALRGLMDRLDLSDLAAVGHRVVHGGERFTSATVITDEVVAAVEELIPLAPLHNPGALTGVRVARKLLPDVPQVAVFDTAFHSTIPPEGVLWAVDRELSRRWGLRRYGFHGTSHAYVSRETARILGRPAAETNVITLHLGNGASAAAVRGGRCEATSMGMTPLSGLVMGTRSGDIDPSLVFHLHRVAGLPLDQIEDSLTRHGGLAGLAGANDMREVLQRRESGDADAELAFDVYIRRLKEYVGSYLAVLGRVDAITFTAGVGENAPVVRAAALAGLEPLGITVDPTRNEAGELVISPAGAAVAVCVVPTEEELEIANESRRALALNP from the coding sequence ATGACCCGGGTGCTGGTGCTCAACTGCGGCTCCTCGTCGGTGCGCTACAAGCTCTTCGACGGTGACAAGGCGCTGGCCAAGGGCCACATCGAGCGGATCGGCGAGGACGGCGGCGAGGCGCCCGACCACGACGCGGCGCTGCGCGGCCTGATGGACCGGCTCGACCTGAGCGACCTGGCCGCGGTCGGGCACCGGGTCGTGCACGGCGGCGAGCGGTTCACCTCGGCCACCGTGATCACCGACGAGGTGGTGGCCGCGGTCGAGGAGCTGATCCCGCTGGCGCCGCTGCACAACCCGGGCGCGCTGACCGGCGTCCGGGTGGCCCGCAAACTGCTGCCGGACGTGCCGCAGGTGGCCGTCTTCGACACCGCGTTCCACTCGACGATCCCGCCCGAGGGGGTGCTCTGGGCCGTCGACCGGGAGCTGTCCCGGCGGTGGGGCCTGCGACGGTACGGATTCCACGGGACGTCGCACGCGTATGTCTCCCGCGAGACCGCCCGGATCCTCGGCCGGCCCGCCGCCGAGACCAACGTGATCACCCTGCACCTGGGCAACGGCGCCAGCGCGGCCGCGGTCCGCGGCGGCCGGTGCGAGGCCACCTCGATGGGGATGACCCCGCTCAGCGGCCTGGTGATGGGCACCCGCTCCGGCGACATCGACCCGAGCCTGGTCTTCCACCTGCACCGGGTGGCCGGCCTGCCACTCGACCAGATCGAGGACTCGCTGACCCGGCACGGCGGGCTGGCCGGCCTGGCCGGCGCGAACGACATGCGCGAGGTGCTCCAGCGGCGCGAGTCGGGGGACGCGGACGCGGAGCTGGCCTTCGACGTCTACATCCGCCGCCTGAAGGAGTACGTGGGCTCCTACCTGGCCGTCCTCGGCCGGGTCGACGCCATCACGTTCACCGCCGGCGTCGGCGAGAACGCGCCGGTGGTGCGCGCGGCCGCGCTGGCCGGCCTGGAGCCGCTGGGCATCACCGTCGACCCCACCCGCAACGAGGCCGGTGAGCTGGTCATCTCCCCGGCGGGTGCGGCGGTCGCGGTGTGCGTCGTGCCGACCGAGGAGGAACTGGAAATCGCCAACGAGTCCCGGCGAGCCCTCGCCTTGAACCCCTAG
- a CDS encoding zinc-binding dehydrogenase, with protein sequence MRAAYASSLQPDAPLSGLTVGDLPFAPPDGWVPVEVRASSLNQHDIWSLRGVGLPADRLPMILGCDAAGVTPDGAPVLVYPVVEDKADPRGYSLFSERYPGTLADQVAAPRENLLPIPEGVSFAEAACLPTAWLTAYHMLVTRGRAADAGAVLVQGAGGGVATAAVAIGVALGKRVYATSRDQAKRDRVAELGAVAVEPGARLPERVDVVIESVGEPTFDHSMKCAAPGARIVVCGATGGHLARVDLRRVFAMQLEILGSSMGTPAELTELLKMCAAGRLHPVIDSRYPFAGIAEAFSRLSSGEVFGKVLIEH encoded by the coding sequence ATGCGCGCCGCCTATGCCTCCTCGCTCCAGCCTGACGCGCCGCTGAGCGGCCTGACCGTCGGTGACCTGCCCTTCGCTCCGCCGGACGGGTGGGTGCCGGTCGAGGTGCGGGCCAGTTCACTCAACCAGCACGACATCTGGTCGCTGCGCGGGGTCGGGCTGCCCGCCGACCGGCTGCCGATGATCCTCGGCTGCGACGCGGCCGGCGTGACCCCGGACGGCGCTCCGGTGCTGGTCTACCCGGTGGTCGAGGACAAGGCCGACCCTCGGGGGTATTCACTGTTCTCCGAGCGGTATCCCGGCACGCTGGCCGATCAGGTCGCCGCCCCGCGGGAGAACCTGCTGCCGATCCCCGAGGGGGTGTCGTTCGCCGAGGCGGCGTGTCTGCCCACGGCGTGGCTGACGGCGTACCACATGCTCGTCACCCGGGGCCGGGCCGCCGACGCGGGTGCCGTCCTGGTCCAGGGCGCCGGCGGCGGGGTCGCCACCGCGGCGGTCGCGATCGGGGTGGCGCTCGGCAAGCGGGTCTACGCAACCAGCCGCGACCAGGCGAAACGGGACCGGGTCGCGGAGCTGGGCGCGGTCGCCGTCGAGCCCGGCGCCCGCCTCCCGGAACGCGTCGACGTGGTGATCGAGTCGGTCGGCGAGCCCACCTTCGACCACTCGATGAAGTGCGCCGCCCCGGGCGCCCGGATCGTCGTCTGCGGCGCGACCGGCGGTCACCTGGCCCGGGTCGACCTGCGCCGGGTCTTCGCCATGCAGCTGGAGATCCTCGGCAGCAGCATGGGCACCCCCGCCGAACTGACCGAGCTCCTGAAGATGTGCGCCGCCGGCCGGCTCCACCCGGTGATCGACTCCAGGTACCCGTTCGCCGGCATCGCGGAGGCCTTCAGCCGCCTCTCCTCCGGCGAGGTCTTCGGCAAGGTGCTCATCGAACACTGA
- a CDS encoding NADP-dependent malic enzyme translates to MTMSATVPLASRDDLSLAYTPGVARVCEAIAEDESLYPDYTWTANTVAVVTDGSAVLGLGNIGPKAAMPVMEGKSVLFKQFGGVDSIPICLDTQDVEGIIATVKAMAPSFGGINLEDISAPRCFEIERRLDAELDIPVFHDDQHGTAVVTLAALRNAAKLLGRSFADLRVVISGAGAAGVAITRTLIAAGVQGANMIVVDSRGIIHAERGDLSGMKAELGATTNISGRTGGVTEALIGADVLVGVSGGTIGEEALAGMAPGAIIFALANPTPEVHPTIAHKYAAIVATGRSDFPNQINNVLAFPGIFRGALDVRATTITDAMKVAAADAIAAIVSDDLRPEAIVPSPLDPRVAPAVAAAVAEAAIRDGVARRTPAPAPAPAPASTPAQARQPA, encoded by the coding sequence ATGACGATGAGCGCGACCGTTCCCCTGGCCAGCCGGGACGACCTGTCCCTGGCGTACACCCCGGGCGTCGCCCGGGTCTGCGAGGCCATCGCCGAGGACGAGTCGCTCTACCCCGACTACACCTGGACCGCCAACACCGTCGCCGTCGTCACCGACGGCTCCGCGGTGCTCGGGCTGGGCAACATCGGGCCCAAGGCCGCGATGCCCGTCATGGAGGGCAAGTCGGTCCTGTTCAAGCAGTTCGGCGGGGTCGACTCGATCCCGATCTGCCTGGACACCCAGGACGTCGAGGGCATCATCGCCACGGTCAAGGCGATGGCCCCGTCGTTCGGCGGGATCAACCTCGAGGACATCAGCGCGCCGCGCTGCTTCGAGATCGAGCGCCGGCTCGACGCCGAGCTCGACATCCCGGTCTTCCACGACGACCAGCACGGCACCGCGGTCGTCACGCTCGCCGCGCTGCGCAACGCCGCCAAGCTGCTCGGCCGCTCCTTCGCCGACCTGCGGGTGGTGATCAGCGGCGCCGGCGCGGCCGGGGTCGCGATCACCCGGACCCTGATCGCCGCGGGCGTCCAGGGCGCCAACATGATCGTCGTCGACTCGCGGGGCATCATCCACGCCGAGCGCGGCGACCTGTCCGGGATGAAGGCCGAGCTCGGCGCGACCACCAACATCTCCGGTCGCACCGGCGGCGTCACCGAGGCCCTGATCGGCGCGGACGTGCTGGTCGGCGTCTCCGGCGGCACGATCGGGGAGGAGGCCCTCGCCGGCATGGCGCCGGGCGCGATCATCTTCGCGCTGGCCAACCCGACCCCCGAGGTCCACCCGACGATCGCCCACAAGTACGCCGCGATCGTCGCCACCGGCCGCAGCGACTTCCCCAACCAGATCAACAACGTCCTCGCGTTCCCGGGCATCTTCCGCGGCGCGCTGGACGTCCGCGCCACGACGATCACCGACGCGATGAAGGTGGCGGCGGCGGACGCCATCGCCGCGATCGTCTCCGACGATCTCCGTCCGGAAGCGATCGTTCCGTCACCCCTCGACCCCCGCGTCGCCCCGGCGGTCGCGGCAGCGGTCGCGGAGGCAGCCATCCGCGACGGCGTCGCCCGCCGCACTCCGGCCCCGGCCCCGGCCCCCGCGCCGGCCTCCACCCCGGCCCAGGCCCGCCAGCCGGCCTGA
- a CDS encoding S26 family signal peptidase has protein sequence MIRLDTTPYILGLTRRRLDALRWQLPLFAVLVSGPSMAPALRHGDALIVRRGGSVRTGDIVVARFRSRPDLLVVKRTMREQDDGWWLEGDNEFVQDDSRAYGVADVIGRVVFRYYPSPGRLR, from the coding sequence ATGATCCGCCTTGACACTACCCCTTACATCCTTGGGCTAACGCGACGGAGGCTTGATGCCTTGAGATGGCAATTACCACTGTTCGCCGTGCTGGTGAGCGGCCCGTCGATGGCCCCGGCGCTGCGCCACGGGGATGCCCTGATCGTCCGTCGAGGCGGCTCGGTAAGGACCGGCGACATCGTTGTCGCCCGCTTCCGTTCCCGCCCGGACCTGCTCGTCGTTAAGCGGACGATGCGGGAACAGGACGACGGCTGGTGGCTGGAAGGGGACAACGAGTTCGTCCAGGACGACTCACGTGCGTACGGCGTGGCAGATGTCATCGGCCGCGTGGTGTTTCGCTACTACCCCAGCCCAGGGCGGTTACGTTAG
- the sodN gene encoding superoxide dismutase, Ni: protein MRLPRFLTPSNVVSAHCDLPCGVYDPAQARIEAESIKAIAEKYAANTDPEFRTRAILIKEQRAELVKHHLWVLWTDYFKAPHFEKYSNLHQLFNEATKLAGAAGAKGSVDVAIADQLLGKIEEISKIFWETKQA, encoded by the coding sequence ATGCGACTTCCGCGTTTCCTCACCCCGAGCAACGTGGTCAGCGCCCACTGCGACCTGCCGTGCGGCGTCTACGACCCGGCCCAGGCCCGGATCGAGGCCGAGTCGATCAAGGCCATCGCCGAGAAGTACGCGGCGAACACGGACCCCGAGTTCCGCACCCGGGCGATCCTGATCAAGGAGCAGCGCGCCGAGCTGGTCAAGCACCACCTGTGGGTGCTGTGGACCGACTACTTCAAGGCTCCGCACTTCGAGAAGTACTCGAACCTGCACCAGCTCTTCAACGAGGCCACCAAGCTCGCCGGTGCCGCCGGCGCCAAGGGCTCGGTCGACGTCGCCATCGCTGACCAGCTGCTCGGCAAGATCGAGGAGATCTCCAAGATCTTCTGGGAGACCAAGCAGGCCTGA
- a CDS encoding ATP-binding protein gives MSQLTQTEPEVGDDVVLLTVPADGGYLGVLRTATAGLAARLHFALDEIEDLRIAVDEACAMLLAIATRGAELECRFAVTDDALTVEVTVSTVRGARLPSESSFAWKVLTALTTSASAEANGQFATIRLLTRRTEY, from the coding sequence GTGAGTCAGTTGACCCAGACGGAGCCGGAAGTCGGAGACGACGTCGTTCTCCTGACCGTTCCCGCCGACGGTGGTTACCTCGGCGTGCTCCGGACAGCCACCGCGGGCCTCGCCGCCCGCCTGCACTTCGCCCTCGACGAGATCGAGGATCTGCGCATCGCCGTGGACGAGGCCTGCGCGATGCTGCTGGCCATCGCGACCCGCGGCGCCGAGCTGGAGTGCCGGTTCGCGGTCACCGACGACGCGCTGACCGTCGAGGTCACCGTGTCGACCGTGCGCGGCGCGCGGCTGCCCTCGGAGTCGTCCTTCGCGTGGAAGGTGCTGACCGCGCTGACCACGTCCGCCTCCGCCGAGGCGAACGGGCAGTTCGCGACGATCCGCCTGCTCACGCGCCGGACGGAGTACTAG